The following nucleotide sequence is from Triticum dicoccoides isolate Atlit2015 ecotype Zavitan chromosome 7B, WEW_v2.0, whole genome shotgun sequence.
GGAAAATGTGCCTACTTCCTGAGATGAAAATTTAGTGCCATATTATTCAGTTGGGCCTCCCTTTTCAGATAGttgtctctcttttttttttgtgaACTTTTCAGATAGTTCTCTGGCTGCTCTCAACTTTAATTTATATATAATACAGTATAATCATCCATCCATCTTGTTTGAGTGCAACATATTTTTGGGAATTATACGAAAAACAAAAGAGTATTTCCTATTTGACGCATTAAGCGCCTGCCACAGTGCGTTTTGATAACCGGCGCACACCCCGCTgcccttgggccggcccatttgctcTTTTTTCGGTGTGCGTGCAACGTAATCACAGCGAAGGCCTGTGAATGTTGATTCCCAGAGCATTTCTTTTTTCACAGAGCAGCATACCAATCACAGCGGAAGGCCACCAACGACGTGCCTATTGAATTCCTTATATTTTCTTTATTCGTTCCCAGCTGTGAAGCcctgtttttttttctcttttttcatctttttttaaacggtttgtttttttttcttttccttttgctaaatgcacaatttttttttcatttctgcgTATTTTGTTTTCCATTATTGACATTTTTTATAAAATTCGTGAACTGTTTTCCAAAACCTTTTTTTAAGTcgatgaactttctttcaaaatcgatgaactttttttcaaatttgataaactttttCTGGTTTCACAAACCTTTTTGAATTCGTGAACTGTTTGCTAATTCGTGATGTTTTTTTATAAATTTGTGGACATTTATTTTTTTATAAGAAATCATGTTTTTCTAAATAGCGCGACTAAAGTTTTGTTCTTAAACTATACACGCTACAATATTTCACTAAAGCCTGGTAGCTCGGCTGAAGTTTTTCTAAATTGCACGGGTACGATTCCTCTCGAGAGCCATTATTTGGGGTGTTTTTCGCAAATACCTTTTGCACTGACTTGCgtgttcatgggccggcccactagcgtGCGCAGTGAGCGCTAGTTGGCTCAACCGGCGCATAAGGCGCCCAATAGGAGGTCCCCAGGACCAGGAAATAGGGGGAAGGTATCCAGTGGATCACGGCATAACGACACCCAGTGGCTCAACTCAATTCCTGTATCAGATCGTGAGTGTGTGAGAACCATAATCTAGAGGGATATATCTAGTACCTTACAGACCGAGCGCGGGGGAGCAGTTTGCCAAATGGCTTATAATCGACGCCTAAaccaatatattcaggtgggggaactcttccccgatgattcctcaaaaaagaaaaaaactagccTTGTTATTGCTTACTATGTAAGCTAGGGAAAATTTTATTTTATCTTCTGCATTTTTTTCTCTTGGGTCAAGTTCATTCAAAGTGCACTAGTATTTGAGCTAGGGGTTACTTGGACCCCTATCCACCTTCTACTCGAAATCATGCCCGCTTATCAATTTTTTCCTCTAAACTGGCGATCCAAACTCACTTTGATTATCATTCGGCGGGCTCAAGCCCAACGACCCAGGGCCAGCAAAAATATCTCCACCTCTGCTCCAGAAAGTTTCCTTGACACCGGAAGGTTCCTTTGGGCGACCAAATACAAACCAACTTGTGTCAAACTTGGATTCCGGCCTTGTCTTCAAATACAAGAAAGAAACTCGATCTCTATCCAATTCCAGTCGACCTATGGCAGCCCCAACTAACGTAGGACCCTTATAAATACCTTTCCTACAACTCAAGCTCAAATCCCACGAAATCATATATCACGAGCCACCCCAAAGTCGCGACAAAGTTGATCTCGCAGAATCCGTGAGATAGAAGGAAACTGTCCCGTAATCCATCTATACCCCGACACTCAAGCATCTTCTTGAAGATCTGACGGCGAAATTGTTGCACCATAGAGTCTACTACAAGCATGTAAAATTCGAGGGCGGTCCAACGGTGTCGTCCAATCTACCAAGCGATCAAACCCCTGCGTCGTCCAATCTACCAAGCGCTCAAACTCCTGTGTCGTCCAATCTACTGACCGATCACGAACCATGCTAATGTGGAGATGACTTTGCAGGAACAGGGATATGATCTTGAGAGGATCATGAGAATAACCGAAACAAGTTATATTTTATGGATATGCTTTATCTTCCCATACCGTTCTATTTCAACTACTCATCAAGCTAGATAAGTTTGACATGTAATGGTAGCCAGATTTGTTATGATATTTTGTTGCATATTATGCTTGTATGCATGGATTACTTTTGCTTGGGATATATTTTAGTTGATTGACTTGGCGCTTGCTGAGAATTCTAAGAAATGCAATACTTCCAACTAAAAAGAAGTTATCTCTCTAATTGAGTTGTATTTAGTTTAAAAATCATATACTTTATATAGTTTCCAAAATGCACTCCACATTGCTATAATTGGTGACATACATACATTATTTATTTTGAAGTTTAGCTATTTGTAGATTTTGGATTGTGTAAAATAATCAGGTTATGAATTTTGAAATCATCTATTTATGGACTTACAAAAATCAACTCAAACTTTAGCTGTTTATGGGATTCATGTAGTGTTACAAGAAAATTTGAGTTGTTAATTGTCTGTCTCTAATAATCCACGTATTATCTACTAGTGCTGAAGACGTGTAATCAGAGTATTTCACTAATAATCTAAATTTCAACTTGTGCTAAGAAATAGTGATCATTCCGGCCTGATGCCATGCACTGCTTCAGTGTCTCCTCCAATCACTATAGTACTATTAAAGAGGCAGTGGTTCACTCTTTATCTGTTACGACAAAAGGCGGTGCACAGAACTTGCTAAAAAAAATCATGCATCACAATATGAATTGCTAAACATAAAGTTAGTAGTTGTGAAGCAGCTTGAACAATCCCAGCTTGAAAAAGCAGATGATGTGTATGTATATACTTCGCTTCTAAGCGGCATACAGATGGTATTGTATTTAAGAATCATAACCATAGCACTCGCTCATTGCTTTATGGCCAATCTCATATAGTCCTCCATCCACGGGGTGCTTTAAATCTGCACGGCAAGCATAGCAATGCTGAGGATCAACACGTATATTCATTCCATCCCTGTAGTTGATACCCTCCATGCCACGAAACCCACCTGCAACATGACAGATTATAACAGTTTAGGGTTCCTTGACAAACATATCAACCAAATTGCTGATTTATTAGATTAGAAACAAACCAACTCTCTCCTCCTCTTCCAGTGAAACTACACATGTAGTTACAAGGCTATCCTTCTTGCTGTCCCAAAATAACTCCGCGAAGAAGAAATCAACTTTTGAATTCGAGTTGTTCCTTGCAGTGAAGTTTGCATGACCATACACTCCCTTTGTATCCATTATTCCACAGCTACAAATTGCTTCAACTAGTTCATAGTCGCCGGCCTAATTTTTTTTCCGGGTGAGAAAAAAAAATTGCATTAATAAACTTGGGATAAAAGATGTATATTTGAAAGTAATATGCACGCACGGCATGAAGTAGGAATTGGCACCAAGATTAATTTTACCGTTTTATTGTTGGCACAGTTATACCGTTTCAGTGCACTGTTTGCATACTCAATGGTTTGTTGTTGATAACCTCTCTTGTAATCCATGTCATCATTTGATTTTTCTTTCACATCCTTGGCGATCGCATCTATGAACTTGTCTACAAGGTGAGGAAAATAAGGACCAAACTTCTCAAGCTCGGCATCCGACAACCTAAAATGGATCAACAACCATCATGAGTCACACAGAATTGTTTTAACCAGCGTTTTGTTACTAGTTCATAATAAAAAATGTGACCAATATTTATATTAGATTACATGTGTTTATATTTCAGAGTTAAAATTTATGCATCCGCTCCGCACTCAAAATGCATTGACTAAAACCTATCATATACCTGTCATGATGAGTCCCAGCTATGATATCCGCCTTTGCCTGAAATTCAAGTAATCATCAGTGGTAATCAGGCAAAAGAACCCTTGGCAGGAGCCAAATGTGTTCCTAGGAAGGATACCTGTTTGATATTGATGGTCCTCCCAGCTTGGCCGATGACAGTGCTCACGTGCTTGTCAGGGACAGAAGTGTCATTGCTGTTATCGGGCGACCTCATGGATGTGTTAggctggaggattgaagaaaagatggTTCAGATTTCGCAACAGGCCTATTATAACACGGTTGCCCTGGACATAAACAATAAATGATGGTCTTGGAAAATAATTCGCATTAAGTATGAAAAAAATAGTGAGACATTCCAAGGTTATTTACTGAGACATGCAGATTGAtggtgtatatataaaccagaTTAACATTTTAGGAGTCAAGGCCAAAATTTCATTCACTCTGAGGAAACAAAATCTTCCATACAGGTTGTCCTCTTCTTATCTGGAAACAGAACAGCCAGTCATGTGCTACATTTATTTTCTAAAGCATAAACTTACTACAATGGGGGTGGACCTCTCTTACTTCTTTTACATGAGTCAGGACTTCAATTTTCTGCATGGAAAGGTTGTCCTTTTGTCTATTTGACAGTGATTAGCTCTACTGTATGACCAACAAGCATTATGATGGCATAAGAAAAATAGAGAGCAGATTTTTTCTACAGCAACTATCTCATACTTGCTCGAGAGGCTTCCTGTCACCACCGTCCAGCTGGCGACCGGTATCGCAGACCAGTTGCATGATCATTGCCTCCGCAGCATTAAGTGCCTCCAATGTCCCTCTGATCACCACCTTCCTGCTTGCCATTTCATCACAAGTTCACAACACAAACACACAGTGTAAGTTAGATCGCAGCTGCAGGCCTTTTGTTTCACAGTTAAAATCATGCATCGGCACACAAACACTGATTCAAACCTCCTCTAATACCTGTCATTTGTCCCATGTATGATATCCCCCTTGCCCGAGATCCTGATGAATGCGCCGGTAACCTGCACCCCAAGGATGAACCAACAGCGACTATTAGGCAAAAGTACAGTCAGTACCCAAAGTCAGGTACCACCCAATTCTCACTGTAATAACTTGGTTTAATTTACTTCAGCACCCTTATGGCCTCATCTAGGACCAAAATAATGGCAGCAACTTGACGAAAACCACATTTCGTTCACACTACTCATCTAGACAGTGCTCATTTATTATCAGACGCTGTGCGGATTCTTCATGCTACACGGTTACCAAGACCAAACCAGAGGGCGATGAGTGATTGCTGGCTGTCAAAACCAAGTGCTATTTAACAGTTTGTTGCTTCATTTCAGTGATGCCGGATATATGTATATACCTGTTCGATCTCCTTTATGGTCCTCCCGGCACGGCCGACGATAGCGCCGACATGCTTGTCTGCGACAGTGATAGTGAGAGACTCTTGTTCATCACTGTTGTTGACAGATGATCTCGGGGACGTGGTAGGCTGAAGGAATTCAAGAGAAAATGGTTCAGATTCTGCAGCAGGGGCCTATATATAGCATCGGTTAACTGGGCATGAACAGTAAATTATTTGCATCTATTGTGAACAGATAGCAACGTTTCGAGGACCCTGAATAATGGTGCTATATGAACCAAAAACGGACTCGGGCGCAGGAAACTACGCACACATTTGCATACGTAAATCAGATTAACAAGTAAGAGTCCAGCCCACAGTTTCATATATTTTCTAGAATGACCCACAATTTCATTCACTCCTTCAAGAAAAAAAAAATCCTCCGTATTTCTTCTCTACAAATATTACAGCCAGCACATGCGATATATTTTCTAAAGCATAAAGAACCCAAGAGTAGGTGTCGAACATTCATAGTTTTTTCATAGGAGTTATGGCCTTAATTTCTGCATGGAACTGGTgtcctttcttttccttttgataATCCTTAGATCCTGATTAGAAATGGAGATTCTAGTGCATAACCAACAAGCATTGCGACGGAACAGGATAAATAGAGAACTCCACTTTATTTATTGAAGTAACTATCCCACACTCCCATATGTAACAAATAGGGCCAACTATGCATGAAAAAGGAAATCCAGGTTAAGGGGAGAATCAGAACATGTAGACGGACAGTCAACGAATAGCTCATTTCATACATCATGCAGCAGTAGACAATCATTATGAGTACACTTAAAAGGAAGGCTCGATGCGTACAAGTGTGCTTCAACAATAATGACTTACCTTGCTGTTGTATCTTTTGACATATCCATCTTCACACCCAACAGGTGAAACAGGATAACTTGAAAAATTGACGCCTGAATATTTGAGAATGTGATTACCAAATTAGCGACAGGAAAAGGTGAAGCAatacaaactactccctccgttccaaaatagaagacccaactttgtactaaagttagtacaaagttgagtcatctatttaggaacggagggagtagtagctagCTCAGTGCCAACAAACTGTAATACTAATCCGTAGTGTCAATACACAAGGAGAAACGATAAGGAAGCAACATATTTCTGACACACTCACTATGCGAAAACCCCCCAAGGGAGACAAGAAGCGAACAAGGAGAGGCGTTCAAACCGTAACTGAGTAGCAGGCAATGAAAAAAATAGAGCAGACACACAAGTGCTGAATAAAAGTTATGTGGATAACCTGCATCAGAGCACGAGTAGTGGATGACATCCAGTAACTCTGAGAGTATAAAAAATATGGCCTGCAGCTGATTGTCAAGCTGTCCTGTAATGGTAACCAGCCTATCATGCTGGCCGTAGCAGATGTCACGGGGTGATATGTTGATCCCAGCATTTGACTCTTGAGCCAACGACCTAAATGATGAGAGAGGGGAATGGGGGGTATCATCAAATTGCAATATctgaaatgtagaaataaaaaagaagaggaaataCGATGACGGATGCTGGTGGAGGGCATGCAGGCTCCTGAATAGCAAACACAAGCTAATTATATTCCAGATAGCAAATGTAAGCTAAAACCGCCTAGGCTCACACACAAAAAGTGGAACTGAAGAAGCAGAGATGAAGCTGAAAACTGCACAGCATGCGTGTGGTTAAGTGCAAATCGCATACACAACTGCGGCTTAACTACAATAATTTCTTAATGTGCGAAGTGAATGAAAATGACAGGGCACATCGTCGCAAGCTTTTTGTGACAATTTCAGACAATGCTCTGAAATGCGCAATGCCAATCAGATGTACAGAGATACAGAGATGGTAGAAAGGATTGTAATGGGCAAACTGCTATGATCCCCTCATGATGGCAGAATTTCCAGAGCAGGCAATTGCACTGCGGTGACTCGACAATGTGCCATGCTAGGTAAGGTAGAGAGAAAACAGGCCACTTGTACAGCAAGATTGGGAACAGACAACAGAGCATACTTGATGACTTGTCCTCCTTTGCCGATGAGCGCGCCGCAGCAGGCGTCGGGCACCACCAGCACGACGCTGGCCTGAGCGCCGCCATCGGTCACACTGTCACCCTGCGAGCAGAGCAGAGGATTGGAACTCTGAATCGAACGGTCAACCAAGTGAAATGCTCGCCCTTTTTTTGTTGGTTTACCATACCAATACCTGGCAGTGGCAGACGAGTTTCTCGAGGATGAGCTCTGCGGCGTCCATGACGGTGCGGAAGAGGCCGGAGACGAGGAGGACCCTGCATTCGGTGCCGGGGAGGTGCTGGCCTTGGGCGGAGAACATGATCCGGGCCCCGGAGCGGGCCTCCACGGCGCGGACGGCGGACCCGGCCTTGCCGATGAGGAGCCCCGCCTCTGCGTCCGACACCAGGAACCTGGCATGCGTCGGCCTCTCACCGATgtctggatggatggatggaggaATCAGATTCAGATGCTGCGGAATGTGGGATTCATTCCAAGAAAAGAAAGAAACCCTCGCAAAACCCTCCTCTCGCTGTACGGATGAGCGCTCGGGGGAGGGGGGCGGCGTGGATTCTCTTGTCGTCGGTAAGGGGAGATACGAGGACCGCCGGAGAAGAGCGGGCCTCGCCGGCCGGCCATGTTCTTGTcggagaagaaagaaaaagaaaagcatAGGAGGGAGGACGTACCCGGGGAcggagggggagggagggacgcGACCACTTTCCgatggtggtcggagacggtggtggagtccggcgacggcgaggcggaagCCATGGCGGCGGTAGGAGGAAGGTGGCGTCTCTGGGTGTCGTTTTGCGACGACAGCGGTGGGTGGGCCCGAAAGGTCAGCAGCACATGGACGAATAGACAAACATATTTTTGCACAGGGGAGGGCCAAAAATAAAAAAGACATGAAAACAAACGAAATTCAAATTTCATCTCCACCACATTTATCCCTCAAAAAGAAAATATTCTCCACCTCCTACCAAAAGAAATCAAATCAAAATACCACATTTCCCCCCTTCCCTACTAAATCTCCCCGCCCTTAAAAATCTGCTACAAAATCCCACTCTACTAGATAGGTTTCCTAACCTCTCTCTATCATCAACAATCTTAAGGGTATATCCTTCTTATTACTTGAGAGTAGGGGGGTTGGGGTACATCATTATAACAACCCTAtgaaatacttcctccgttcctaaatgtaaatcTCTGTAGAAATtttactatggactacatacggagtaaaatgagtgaatctacacctaaaatgcatctatatacatccgtatgtgattcatagtggaatctctacaaagacttacatttaggacatCGAATGACCCAAAAAACTATTTGTTCAAACACGAAGAGGAATATGTTATGTTGATGGTATCTTAGTGCAAGATAGAGGGCGACAAGAAGAGGAAGCGTACACTGTCGCAAATCGGCCCATGTGATGCTTCACCGGAATACAACGACATGTCATGCACAACTCATCCACTACTGCTTTGCGGGAGAATCCCATGTTCCCTCCACATCTCTTTCACGGAATTACCGATGCCATGGAAGCTAACCGACAACATGGTGAAGGGGTGTAACCAGTGAGATGGGGGTTAGTGATTTGCAGAAGGTGTATGCGGAAATGTGAGAAATTCACATACGATGTTCCTGCTGATATTGTTGATGAGTTCCTTCACACTGGGGTAGACACAATCTAAAGAAAGTTTCTATTGACTGCACCAACATTGAGGACACAACAAGTATTTTGTCAACGGGTGAAACAAGAGGGTATCCAATACGAGAGAATCGACATAGAGAAGGAGCATGACGACAATGTTAGTTGCAGCTAATGTAGATGCCAAAACAGAGTTGTATGTGTAGAAGGGGGTTTCTTCAAGTTGAAGTATATCAGCAATCTTGGTGGCGAGAAGAAGTCCAAAAGTTTGAGCCTAAAGTGGTGACAACGCCTCAGGAGACATGGACGAAACATATATTTGTTTGCATTGCTGGTTATGCTCCATTCGAATGTAGATGCATATGCCTGCTGGAGACGAGAGCATGCATTGCTGTAATTTTCAAGCTGTGTCACAGAATATGGCTTCACATGTAAAATTTGAAGGAATTTGAACCATTGGCGCCGAACGTTGAGCTTGCTATTATTTCTGTTGATTTTCGGAGCAACCAGTGAGCTCAAGTTTAATCCTTGCATGATAGCATTTGAAACAACAGAAACATGGGCAAGACTAGAGATGATCATTTCTTGCTTTCCATAAACACCACACGAATGTGTATAAGTTTCTGTATGAATTTTGTATTACTAGACTTTATCAACACGTAATGCACCCGTGGAGTTGAATGTGTTGCAATCAGTGTGGCTCATTTCCCACATGTTAGttgtctttttattttattttacaacaacaacaacaacaacaacaacaacaacaacaaagcctttagtccaaaACAAGttgggggtaggctagaggtgaaacccataagatcttgcgACCaaatcatggctctggcacatggatagcaagcttccacgcacccttgTCTTTTTATTTTAGAAATTAAAAAAATATTCCAGTAGTACATAAAGTGTACAACTTTTACGAAAtgtatttcagttttttttaaagtgTTCACGTGTCTTAAAAAAGTTTATGTGGTTGTCAGAAGATATATTTTtaataaaaa
It contains:
- the LOC119335416 gene encoding uncharacterized protein LOC119335416 isoform X3; translation: MASASPSPDSTTVSDHHRKVVASLPPPPSPDIGERPTHARFLVSDAEAGLLIGKAGSAVRAVEARSGARIMFSAQGQHLPGTECRVLLVSGLFRTVMDAAELILEKLVCHCQGDSVTDGGAQASVVLVVPDACCGALIGKGGQVIKSLAQESNAGINISPRDICYGQHDRLVTITGQLDNQLQAIFFILSELLDVIHYSCSDAGVNFSSYPVSPVGCEDGYVKRYNSKPTTSPRSSVNNSDEQESLTITVADKHVGAIVGRAGRTIKEIEQVTGAFIRISGKGDIIHGTNDSRKVVIRGTLEALNAAEAMIMQLVCDTGRQLDGGDRKPLEQPNTSMRSPDNSNDTSVPDKHVSTVIGQAGTHHDRLSDAELEKFGPYFPHLVDKFIDAIAKDVKEKSNDDMDYKRGYQQQTIEYANSALKRYNCANNKTAGDYELVEAICSCGIMDTKGVYGHANFTARNNSNSKVDFFFAELFWDSKKDSLVTTCVVSLEEEERVGGFRGMEGINYRDGMNIRVDPQHCYACRADLKHPVDGGLYEIGHKAMSECYGYDS
- the LOC119335416 gene encoding uncharacterized protein LOC119335416 isoform X2, whose product is MASASPSPDSTTVSDHHRKVVASLPPPPSPDIGERPTHARFLVSDAEAGLLIGKAGSAVRAVEARSGARIMFSAQGQHLPGTECRVLLVSGLFRTVMDAAELILEKLVCHCQGDSVTDGGAQASVVLVVPDACCGALIGKGGQVIKSLAQESNAGINISPRDICYGQHDRLVTITGQLDNQLQAIFFILSELLDVIHYSCSDAGVNFSSYPVSPVGCEDGYVKRYNSKPTTSPRSSVNNSDEQESLTITVADKHVGAIVGRAGRTIKEIEQVTGAFIRISGKGDIIHGTNDRKVVIRGTLEALNAAEAMIMQLVCDTGRQLDGGDRKPLEQPNTSMRSPDNSNDTSVPDKHVSTVIGQAGRTINIKQAKADIIAGTHHDRLSDAELEKFGPYFPHLVDKFIDAIAKDVKEKSNDDMDYKRGYQQQTIEYANSALKRYNCANNKTAGDYELVEAICSCGIMDTKGVYGHANFTARNNSNSKVDFFFAELFWDSKKDSLVTTCVVSLEEEERVGGFRGMEGINYRDGMNIRVDPQHCYACRADLKHPVDGGLYEIGHKAMSECYGYDS
- the LOC119335416 gene encoding uncharacterized protein LOC119335416 isoform X1, whose translation is MASASPSPDSTTVSDHHRKVVASLPPPPSPDIGERPTHARFLVSDAEAGLLIGKAGSAVRAVEARSGARIMFSAQGQHLPGTECRVLLVSGLFRTVMDAAELILEKLVCHCQGDSVTDGGAQASVVLVVPDACCGALIGKGGQVIKSLAQESNAGINISPRDICYGQHDRLVTITGQLDNQLQAIFFILSELLDVIHYSCSDAGVNFSSYPVSPVGCEDGYVKRYNSKPTTSPRSSVNNSDEQESLTITVADKHVGAIVGRAGRTIKEIEQVTGAFIRISGKGDIIHGTNDSRKVVIRGTLEALNAAEAMIMQLVCDTGRQLDGGDRKPLEQPNTSMRSPDNSNDTSVPDKHVSTVIGQAGRTINIKQAKADIIAGTHHDRLSDAELEKFGPYFPHLVDKFIDAIAKDVKEKSNDDMDYKRGYQQQTIEYANSALKRYNCANNKTAGDYELVEAICSCGIMDTKGVYGHANFTARNNSNSKVDFFFAELFWDSKKDSLVTTCVVSLEEEERVGGFRGMEGINYRDGMNIRVDPQHCYACRADLKHPVDGGLYEIGHKAMSECYGYDS